A section of the Methanofollis sp. UBA420 genome encodes:
- a CDS encoding Hsp20/alpha crystallin family protein translates to MAQKRGFYSFWRDFDEVMNEMRAEMEGRFQSLLAESAPARALPMLRGEGPRVDVYAHEDEVIVVADLPGAEKENISLRLINPRLLEIAAVQKEEREGGEEGYVMRERFYGTMKRVVSLPAEVREESASATFKNGVLEVHFKKAEVEKGAVIPIE, encoded by the coding sequence ATGGCACAGAAACGTGGATTTTACTCATTCTGGAGAGATTTCGACGAGGTGATGAACGAGATGCGGGCAGAGATGGAAGGCCGCTTCCAATCCCTTCTCGCCGAGTCGGCACCGGCCCGCGCCCTCCCCATGCTCAGGGGAGAAGGGCCGAGGGTGGACGTCTATGCTCACGAAGACGAGGTGATCGTCGTCGCGGATCTCCCGGGCGCCGAGAAGGAGAACATCTCGCTACGGCTCATCAACCCGCGGCTCCTTGAGATTGCAGCCGTCCAGAAGGAAGAGAGGGAGGGCGGCGAGGAGGGATATGTCATGCGGGAGCGTTTCTACGGGACCATGAAAAGGGTGGTATCTCTTCCGGCCGAGGTCAGGGAGGAAAGCGCGAGCGCCACCTTCAAGAACGGCGTCCTCGAGGTCCACTTCAAGAAGGCGGAGGTCGAGAAGGGTGCGGTCATCCCGATCGAGTAA
- a CDS encoding thioredoxin family protein, protein MALTILCYFQEGCMGCMEQEPINREVERTFGVTIEERDAVMHPEDIQTYALTVTPTIIVIVDGEVKERFEGVVHTETLGEAIEKYR, encoded by the coding sequence ATGGCACTGACTATCCTCTGCTACTTTCAGGAAGGCTGTATGGGGTGCATGGAGCAGGAACCGATCAACCGCGAGGTCGAGCGCACCTTCGGGGTGACGATAGAGGAACGTGACGCCGTCATGCATCCCGAGGACATCCAGACATACGCCCTCACCGTGACCCCCACCATCATCGTCATCGTGGACGGCGAGGTCAAAGAACGGTTCGAGGGCGTCGTCCACACCGAAACTCTCGGAGAGGCGATCGAGAAGTACCGGTGA
- a CDS encoding CBS domain-containing ParB/RepB/Spo0J family partition protein, with protein MDKKRVKDYMTYDVVTVGANETAKDVIDKIQKTKHDGFPVVNDKKEVVGYISARDLLTIHPGTPVERVMSRHLIVADPEMSVNDAARVIFRSGIQKLPVVDENNHLIGIISNADVIRSQIEHVSPEKVYNFMDTLRRLHGIEPTLSRGFVPIDQLLPTQAKIYEDELEGRIYEIKKGLAEPLIVVKRPGRYILVDGHHRAIAAKRLGYKTLDAYIINVTENFELGMERTAHAQNLRTLDDIKVMDYARHPLVAVTHRLVRQS; from the coding sequence ATGGATAAAAAGCGGGTCAAGGATTACATGACCTATGATGTCGTCACCGTCGGCGCCAACGAAACGGCCAAGGACGTCATCGACAAGATCCAGAAGACCAAACACGACGGTTTCCCGGTCGTCAACGATAAAAAAGAGGTCGTGGGCTATATCTCCGCCCGGGACCTCCTGACGATCCACCCGGGAACGCCGGTCGAGCGGGTCATGAGCCGCCATCTCATCGTTGCCGACCCGGAGATGAGCGTCAACGACGCCGCCCGCGTGATCTTCAGGTCAGGGATCCAGAAACTCCCGGTGGTGGACGAGAACAACCACCTGATCGGGATCATCTCGAATGCCGACGTGATCAGATCCCAGATCGAGCATGTCTCCCCGGAGAAGGTCTACAATTTTATGGACACGCTCAGGCGCCTCCACGGCATTGAACCGACCCTGTCGCGGGGTTTCGTCCCCATCGACCAGCTCCTCCCCACCCAGGCAAAGATATACGAGGACGAACTGGAGGGGAGGATATACGAGATCAAGAAGGGCCTGGCCGAACCCCTGATCGTGGTGAAGCGCCCGGGCCGTTACATCCTTGTCGACGGCCACCACCGTGCAATCGCCGCAAAGAGGCTTGGGTACAAGACCCTCGACGCCTATATCATCAATGTCACCGAGAATTTTGAGCTTGGCATGGAGAGGACCGCCCACGCCCAGAACCTCAGGACCCTCGACGACATCAAGGTCATGGACTATGCCCGTCACCCCCTCGTCGCCGTCACCCACCGCCTGGTGCGGCAGAGTTAG